A portion of the Adhaeribacter radiodurans genome contains these proteins:
- a CDS encoding NUDIX hydrolase, translating to MNVFINDIPLIIKRTSEKVFKHHYDLILDESSSFTSKDLVGDVLIRNVGDATIDRMVRLMEVKKLKKLNSLTLITDKKNRLIRHLKDQFKIVKAAGGLVVKDGKILMIHRLGMWDLPKGKLKKTEDEREGAIREVEEECNIQVEAVEKLPKTWHSYAYKGNKILKKTSWYVMHCLDDSMMKPQAEEFIEEVRFMTPDEVESVLPEAYASIAFVIHYYLRAAKSGMV from the coding sequence ATGAACGTTTTCATAAATGATATTCCTTTGATAATCAAAAGAACCAGTGAGAAGGTATTTAAACACCATTACGATTTGATTTTGGACGAAAGTTCTTCTTTTACTTCGAAAGATTTAGTAGGAGATGTCCTGATCCGAAACGTGGGTGATGCAACTATCGACCGAATGGTACGCCTGATGGAGGTGAAAAAATTAAAAAAGCTTAATTCACTTACCTTAATTACCGATAAAAAGAATCGGCTCATCCGCCACCTGAAAGATCAATTTAAAATTGTGAAAGCGGCTGGCGGATTGGTAGTAAAAGATGGTAAAATTCTTATGATTCACCGGTTAGGAATGTGGGATTTACCGAAAGGTAAACTGAAAAAAACCGAAGATGAACGAGAAGGAGCCATCCGGGAAGTAGAGGAGGAGTGTAACATTCAGGTGGAAGCCGTAGAGAAGTTACCTAAAACCTGGCATTCTTATGCTTATAAAGGCAATAAGATTTTAAAGAAAACCAGTTGGTATGTGATGCATTGCCTGGATGATTCTATGATGAAACCGCAAGCCGAAGAATTTATCGAAGAAGTAAGGTTTATGACGCCCGATGAGGTAGAATCTGTTTTACCGGAGGCATACGCTTCTATTGCTTTTGTTATTCATTATTACTTACGCGCGGCTAAATCCGGAATGGTATAA
- the pyrE gene encoding orotate phosphoribosyltransferase gives MQKSETALKVASFLLETEAVKLRPDNPFTWSSGWNSPIYCDNRVTLSYPVIRTYIKKRLAELITEQFPQVEVIAGVATAGIAQGALVADVLDLPYIYVRPEPKGHGMGNQIEGKLREGQQVVLVEDLISTGGSSLKAAKAVQAAGAEVVGMVAIFTYGFEVATKNFTEADIPFYTLSNYQNLLGIALEQGYINATALQTLSDWRKNPATWGKEVTG, from the coding sequence ATGCAAAAGTCTGAAACTGCCCTTAAAGTAGCTTCGTTCCTGCTCGAAACCGAAGCTGTAAAACTTCGCCCCGATAATCCATTTACCTGGAGTTCGGGCTGGAACTCACCCATTTATTGTGATAATCGCGTAACTCTTTCTTACCCTGTTATTCGTACGTATATTAAGAAACGTTTAGCCGAGTTAATTACCGAGCAATTTCCTCAAGTAGAAGTTATTGCCGGAGTAGCTACTGCCGGTATTGCCCAGGGAGCTTTAGTAGCCGATGTTCTGGACTTACCCTATATATACGTGCGTCCGGAACCAAAAGGCCATGGTATGGGTAACCAAATAGAAGGAAAATTGCGGGAAGGCCAACAGGTAGTGTTAGTAGAAGATTTAATTTCGACGGGTGGAAGCTCCTTAAAAGCTGCTAAAGCAGTGCAGGCGGCAGGTGCGGAAGTAGTGGGCATGGTGGCCATTTTTACCTATGGCTTTGAAGTGGCAACTAAGAATTTCACGGAAGCTGATATTCCCTTCTATACGCTTAGCAATTACCAGAATTTATTAGGCATTGCCCTGGAACAAGGTTACATAAACGCCACCGCCCTACAAACCCTCTCTGACTGGCGAAAAAATCCTGCCACTTGGGGAAAAGAAGTTACAGGTTGA
- a CDS encoding metallophosphoesterase family protein, translating into MKIGLISDTHGYLDEQILRHLGYCDEIWHAGDFGTLAVSETLAALKPLRGVYGNIDDSTIRRIHPKTLRFTCSNLDVLMTHIGGYPGKYNPEIRAEIQANPPQLFICGHSHILKIMPDKANHLLHINPGAAGKHGFHKVRTLVTFMVSEGKMSDLKVIELGKRA; encoded by the coding sequence ATGAAAATCGGCCTGATTTCGGATACGCACGGCTACCTGGATGAGCAGATATTGCGGCATTTAGGTTATTGTGATGAGATTTGGCATGCCGGTGATTTTGGTACGTTGGCAGTTTCGGAAACATTGGCGGCCCTAAAGCCTCTCCGGGGCGTTTACGGCAATATCGATGATTCTACTATCCGACGCATACACCCTAAAACTTTACGGTTTACCTGTTCTAACCTAGATGTATTAATGACGCATATTGGTGGCTATCCGGGTAAATATAATCCAGAAATAAGAGCAGAGATTCAAGCGAACCCACCCCAACTATTTATTTGCGGGCATTCGCATATTCTTAAAATTATGCCCGATAAAGCCAACCACTTATTACACATAAATCCGGGGGCAGCCGGTAAACATGGTTTTCATAAGGTGCGAACTCTGGTTACTTTTATGGTTAGCGAAGGAAAAATGAGCGATTTAAAAGTAATAGAACTAGGAAAACGCGCTTAA
- a CDS encoding threonine aldolase family protein, whose amino-acid sequence MLISDLRSDTVTRPTPEMLEVMFSAPVGDDVFGEDPTVNALEEKAANLFNLEAGLFCPSGTMTNQIAIKAHTEPLSEVICDYTSHIYQYEGGGIAANSGASVYLLHGERGKITPAMVRSGIRPNNIHYPLSKLVTLENTSNKGGGSFYTLPEIAAIAEVCRENNLAFHLDGARVFNALVAANEQPQPYGQFFDSISVCLSKGLGTPVGSVLLGNKAFIQKARRIRKVFGGGMRQAGYLAAAGIYALDNHVNRLVEDHNKAKILAETLQNCSYVQNIQPVDTNIIIFKLTDQITENQFLQKLAAQNVLALDFGPQSIRLVTHLDFTDAMLEHTVQVLRHLDFNN is encoded by the coding sequence ATGCTTATATCTGATCTGCGCAGCGACACCGTTACCCGGCCCACGCCTGAAATGCTTGAAGTGATGTTTAGTGCTCCCGTGGGCGACGATGTTTTTGGCGAAGACCCTACTGTGAATGCGCTCGAAGAGAAAGCGGCTAATTTATTTAATTTAGAAGCCGGACTTTTTTGCCCTTCCGGTACCATGACCAACCAAATTGCCATTAAAGCCCATACCGAACCCCTTTCGGAAGTTATCTGCGATTATACCTCGCATATTTACCAGTACGAAGGCGGGGGAATTGCGGCTAATTCCGGCGCTTCGGTTTACTTATTACACGGAGAACGCGGTAAAATAACGCCGGCTATGGTACGTAGCGGCATCCGCCCGAACAATATTCATTATCCTTTATCTAAATTAGTAACCTTAGAAAACACCTCCAACAAAGGTGGAGGCTCTTTTTATACTTTACCCGAAATAGCAGCTATTGCAGAAGTTTGCCGCGAAAATAATTTAGCATTTCATTTAGACGGAGCCCGTGTTTTTAATGCTTTAGTGGCTGCCAACGAACAGCCGCAGCCGTATGGTCAGTTTTTCGACAGCATTTCGGTGTGTTTATCTAAAGGGCTCGGCACTCCGGTTGGTTCGGTATTATTAGGCAATAAAGCATTTATTCAGAAAGCGCGCCGTATTCGTAAGGTTTTTGGGGGTGGTATGCGTCAGGCGGGTTATTTAGCTGCTGCCGGTATTTATGCATTAGACAATCACGTAAACCGTTTAGTCGAAGATCATAATAAAGCTAAAATATTGGCCGAAACCTTGCAAAACTGTTCTTATGTTCAGAATATTCAACCGGTAGATACCAACATTATTATTTTTAAATTAACGGATCAGATTACCGAAAACCAATTTTTGCAGAAGCTAGCTGCTCAAAATGTACTGGCCTTGGATTTTGGCCCGCAGAGTATTCGCCTGGTAACGCATTTAGATTTTACCGATGCCATGCTCGAACACACAGTACAAGTGCTCCGGCATTTAGATTTCAATAATTAA
- a CDS encoding GNAT family N-acetyltransferase, with the protein MHSFRHFSEAGLQIRLAEPADASILAELGRRTFLETFYEVVPQHAMLPYLAASFQKEKITAEIEEKKATYFLANLKVTPIGYAKIRDDRQPEVLKDNMAVELERIYVLQNYIGKGMGRQLYQFVENFSKNNDYAALWLSVWQNNTVALFFYEKLGFKPKQDYTFYVSGIPYQNLILSKDLTPTVKFYKNESKF; encoded by the coding sequence ATGCATTCGTTCCGCCATTTTTCCGAAGCAGGGTTACAAATCCGGTTGGCTGAACCGGCAGATGCATCCATTCTGGCGGAACTGGGACGGAGAACTTTCCTGGAAACGTTTTACGAAGTAGTGCCTCAACATGCTATGCTCCCGTATTTAGCTGCCTCGTTTCAGAAAGAAAAAATAACTGCCGAAATAGAAGAAAAAAAAGCGACCTACTTTTTAGCAAATTTAAAAGTAACTCCGATTGGTTATGCTAAAATAAGGGACGATCGCCAGCCGGAAGTTCTTAAAGATAATATGGCAGTTGAACTGGAGCGGATTTATGTATTGCAAAATTATATCGGGAAAGGTATGGGGCGGCAGCTTTACCAGTTTGTTGAAAATTTTAGTAAAAACAATGATTATGCGGCCCTATGGTTATCTGTTTGGCAAAATAATACTGTAGCCCTTTTCTTTTACGAGAAGTTGGGTTTTAAGCCAAAGCAAGATTATACTTTTTATGTCTCGGGTATTCCTTACCAGAATTTAATTTTGAGTAAAGATTTAACCCCAACCGTTAAATTCTACAAAAATGAATCAAAATTCTGA
- a CDS encoding DNA-3-methyladenine glycosylase family protein: MNQNSDWQLVLLQDLVLATIIEGWPIIESSARTDIYLSLLSSIISQQLSTRVASVIKSRFLNLFPEQYPHPELLQTLPDETLRGVGLSYQKLNYIRNVAAFKETGQLEHAFVNALEDEALITHLTQIKGVGRWTVEMILMFALDRPDVFPVLDLGIQNAMKKAYGLETSGKILFAQMREIAENWRPYRTIACKYLWKSLDS, from the coding sequence ATGAATCAAAATTCTGATTGGCAGCTTGTTTTGTTACAAGATCTTGTTTTGGCAACTATTATTGAAGGATGGCCCATTATCGAGTCTTCGGCCCGAACCGATATTTACCTCAGTTTGCTTAGTTCTATTATTAGTCAGCAATTATCTACCAGAGTAGCCAGCGTTATTAAAAGCCGGTTTTTAAATCTTTTTCCGGAACAATATCCTCACCCGGAGCTGCTGCAAACTTTACCCGATGAAACCCTGCGTGGGGTGGGTTTATCTTACCAAAAGTTAAATTACATTCGCAACGTGGCAGCTTTTAAGGAAACCGGACAACTGGAACATGCTTTTGTAAATGCTTTGGAAGATGAGGCTTTAATTACGCACCTCACCCAAATTAAAGGCGTTGGCCGCTGGACGGTGGAGATGATTTTAATGTTCGCTTTAGACCGCCCGGATGTTTTTCCGGTTCTGGACTTAGGTATTCAAAACGCCATGAAAAAAGCTTATGGCTTAGAAACTTCGGGCAAAATCTTATTTGCGCAAATGCGGGAAATAGCCGAAAACTGGCGCCCTTACCGTACCATCGCCTGTAAATACCTTTGGAAGTCGCTGGATAGTTAA
- a CDS encoding DUF58 domain-containing protein encodes MKNTLSIDLAAIRRFENLEFLAKQLVAGFITGLHQSPYHGFSVEFSEHRLYNSGESTRHIDWKVFARTDKVFVKRYEEETNLRCHILVDVSPSMYYPVETYGKIAFSALSAAAIAVMLQKQRDAVGLVTFSDKINLQTPVKSTSTHLHTLLLNLQQVLQQPTSTKTTETATVIHQIAQQIPKRSLVIIFSDMLGRNDDTSTIFAALQHLKHQNHEVLLFHVMDKRTEEQFDFAERPYIFVDVETGEEIKLQPSQVKAQYQAAISQFKQDLALKCGQYKIDFIPVDISEPFDKVLQSYLIKRAKVK; translated from the coding sequence ATGAAAAATACTCTCTCCATTGATTTAGCCGCTATTCGCCGATTTGAAAATTTAGAATTTCTGGCTAAGCAATTAGTGGCCGGATTTATTACCGGTTTGCATCAATCGCCTTACCATGGCTTTTCGGTAGAATTTTCGGAACACCGGTTGTATAACAGCGGCGAAAGTACCCGCCATATAGATTGGAAAGTATTTGCCCGTACCGATAAAGTGTTCGTGAAGCGCTACGAAGAAGAAACTAATTTACGTTGTCATATATTGGTGGATGTTTCCCCGTCTATGTATTACCCGGTAGAAACTTACGGTAAAATAGCTTTTAGCGCTTTAAGTGCGGCTGCCATTGCTGTTATGCTCCAAAAACAGCGCGATGCGGTTGGTTTAGTAACTTTTTCAGATAAAATTAATTTGCAAACGCCGGTAAAATCTACGAGCACGCACTTGCATACGTTGTTGCTTAATTTACAGCAAGTGTTACAACAACCCACGTCTACTAAAACCACCGAAACGGCAACCGTCATTCATCAAATTGCGCAGCAAATTCCTAAACGCTCTCTGGTAATAATTTTTAGCGATATGCTGGGCCGCAACGACGACACTTCCACAATTTTTGCGGCATTGCAGCACTTAAAGCACCAGAACCACGAAGTATTGTTATTTCATGTAATGGATAAGCGCACCGAAGAACAATTTGATTTTGCCGAACGGCCGTACATTTTTGTAGACGTAGAAACCGGTGAAGAAATTAAGTTACAACCTTCGCAGGTAAAAGCGCAATACCAGGCAGCCATCAGCCAATTTAAACAAGATTTAGCTTTAAAATGTGGCCAATATAAAATTGATTTTATTCCGGTAGATATTTCCGAACCTTTCGATAAAGTTTTACAATCTTATTTGATTAAACGGGCAAAGGTAAAGTAG
- a CDS encoding DUF3276 family protein: MEENNEKAEIYSQRIRAGKRTYFFDVKSTRSNDYYLTITESKRKFKDDTYSYEKHKIFLYKEDFAKFVEALQSTIDHVKTELLTEDILAELEKQATEPATLDDELKWE, translated from the coding sequence GTGGAAGAGAACAACGAAAAAGCTGAAATTTATTCGCAACGAATAAGAGCAGGGAAAAGGACGTACTTCTTTGATGTGAAATCTACTCGTTCAAACGATTATTATCTTACCATCACAGAAAGTAAACGCAAATTTAAAGACGATACTTATTCGTACGAGAAGCACAAGATCTTCCTGTACAAAGAAGATTTCGCTAAATTTGTCGAAGCCTTGCAAAGTACCATCGACCACGTAAAAACAGAACTCCTCACCGAGGATATCCTGGCAGAACTGGAAAAGCAAGCCACGGAACCAGCCACTCTCGACGACGAGCTAAAGTGGGAATAG
- the ychF gene encoding redox-regulated ATPase YchF codes for MGLRCGIVGLPNVGKSTLFNAISSAKAESANYPFCTIEPNVGVVTVPDERLQMLEELVHPERVLPTIIEFVDIAGLVKGASKGEGLGNKFLANIREVDAIIHVVRCFDDPNIVHVAGGVDPVFDKDVIDTELQLKDLESIDKKIAKVERTAKAGDTKAKKELASLQAFKAHLESGKNARSLPFTDEDLEAVADLQLLTLKPVIYVANVDEASITLGNQYIEALKQHVKDENAEVVVISAAIEAQIAELTDPDEKEMFLSEYGLKESGLNQLIRASYHLLNLITYFTAGPKEVRAWTIQKGWKAPQAAGVIHSDFEKGFIRAEVIKLPDYQEYKFETKIKEAGKMAVEGKEYVVQDGDIMHFRFNV; via the coding sequence ATGGGATTACGATGCGGAATTGTAGGCTTGCCGAACGTCGGGAAATCAACTTTGTTTAATGCCATTTCCAGTGCGAAAGCGGAATCGGCGAACTATCCTTTTTGTACTATTGAGCCTAACGTGGGCGTGGTAACTGTTCCGGACGAACGGTTGCAGATGTTGGAAGAATTGGTGCATCCGGAGCGGGTGCTGCCTACTATTATAGAATTCGTGGATATCGCCGGCTTAGTAAAAGGAGCCAGTAAAGGCGAAGGTTTAGGAAATAAATTCTTAGCGAATATCCGGGAAGTAGATGCCATTATTCACGTAGTGCGGTGCTTCGACGACCCTAATATAGTGCACGTAGCCGGCGGGGTAGATCCGGTTTTCGACAAAGACGTTATTGATACGGAGCTGCAATTAAAAGACTTGGAATCAATTGATAAAAAAATTGCCAAAGTAGAGCGTACTGCTAAAGCCGGCGATACTAAAGCAAAAAAAGAACTGGCCTCTTTACAGGCTTTTAAAGCGCACCTGGAAAGTGGTAAAAATGCACGCTCTTTACCTTTCACCGACGAAGACCTAGAAGCAGTAGCCGATTTACAACTATTAACTTTAAAGCCGGTTATTTACGTAGCCAACGTTGACGAAGCTTCCATTACTTTGGGTAACCAATATATTGAGGCTTTAAAACAACACGTAAAAGACGAAAACGCGGAAGTTGTAGTTATTTCAGCCGCTATTGAAGCACAAATTGCTGAATTAACCGATCCGGATGAAAAAGAAATGTTTTTGTCCGAATACGGTTTAAAAGAATCTGGTTTAAATCAATTAATTCGGGCTTCTTACCACCTCTTAAATTTAATTACTTATTTTACAGCCGGGCCAAAAGAAGTTCGTGCCTGGACCATTCAGAAAGGTTGGAAAGCCCCGCAGGCGGCCGGTGTAATTCACTCGGATTTTGAAAAAGGCTTTATCCGGGCCGAAGTCATTAAACTGCCAGATTATCAGGAATATAAATTTGAAACAAAAATAAAAGAAGCCGGTAAAATGGCCGTAGAAGGAAAAGAATACGTGGTTCAAGACGGCGACATAATGCACTTCCGGTTTAATGTGTAA
- a CDS encoding DUF4136 domain-containing protein: MRNLLTLIISFLVQSCLSPLLLSAQFLSPSVEYQVSSIKDPTIDIGTIESATFAVKPDSLQSEKLVEKNLLEFIKIELLKKGWKETAIQNADYIFEVKFNMKSDQRTRIGSTTDMVWDHESSKFIPQQRAYSNSETTFVSQVFINAYTTSSKTIPIWSSNCISDGSKNNILYPSKYMVPFGISVFPNQGNWKRVVRVEN, translated from the coding sequence ATGAGAAACCTTTTAACCTTAATTATTTCTTTTTTGGTTCAATCCTGTTTATCGCCTTTGTTGTTATCGGCTCAGTTTTTATCACCCTCTGTAGAATATCAAGTATCCAGTATTAAAGATCCAACAATTGATATTGGAACCATAGAATCAGCAACATTTGCAGTTAAGCCTGATTCTCTTCAAAGTGAAAAACTGGTAGAAAAGAATCTATTAGAATTTATTAAAATTGAATTATTAAAAAAAGGTTGGAAAGAAACTGCTATTCAAAATGCTGATTATATTTTTGAAGTTAAATTTAACATGAAATCAGACCAAAGAACTAGAATCGGGTCAACCACTGATATGGTTTGGGATCATGAGTCAAGCAAATTTATCCCACAACAAAGAGCTTATTCAAATTCAGAAACCACTTTTGTAAGTCAAGTTTTTATTAATGCTTATACTACGAGTTCTAAAACTATTCCAATTTGGTCCTCCAATTGCATAAGTGATGGTTCAAAAAATAATATTCTTTATCCTTCAAAATATATGGTGCCCTTTGGTATTTCTGTATTCCCTAATCAAGGTAATTGGAAAAGAGTAGTAAGGGTTGAAAATTAA
- a CDS encoding Kelch repeat-containing protein encodes MKKNKASSLKKITFGSVFFLALIFICFAFKNTKSLIISNAAHSTTGTWVSVTSTSGSPTARHEASFVQTGNKFYLLGGRKIKPVQVFDPKNRTWTNKVNTPIELHHFQAITIDGLIYVVGAFTGSYPHEKPVANIYIYNPATNKWITGASIPSSRRRGSSGVVVYNKKIYVVAGIKDGHWAGHVNWLDEYDPATNKWRILANAPRARDHFQAAVINGKLYVAAGRRSSASTNQTFNLTVPQVDVYEFATNKWTTLASSKNIPTQRAGTATAVLGEEVIIIGGESGSQSTAHKHTEALNVRTQTWRRLKDLKQGRHGTQAIVNNNNIYIAAGCGNRGGTPELNTQEAFYFDSRTSPTGLAITQSKLTAPTSLSFGTIAINSSSSKTLTLSNTTGNQAIVISSFTKSGASAFAFSSPYTVPFILAPGKSVNISLRFSPKTTGTQSGSLVVKHSGQLGSTSITFNGTGKSSTSRMEEDISKETVVLTQSLVAYPNPITDQQFKVKLPENVIGEVPFVIVNASGIAILKDKLIIENLTSILQFNLSERPLNSGIYFLRMNEHGKSYYAKLLITTN; translated from the coding sequence ATGAAAAAAAACAAAGCTTCTTCTTTAAAGAAAATTACGTTTGGTAGTGTTTTCTTTTTAGCGCTAATCTTTATTTGTTTTGCTTTTAAAAATACTAAATCACTTATTATAAGTAACGCGGCACATTCCACTACCGGTACTTGGGTATCGGTTACGTCAACTTCTGGCTCACCTACGGCACGGCACGAAGCAAGTTTTGTACAAACCGGTAATAAATTTTATTTACTAGGCGGTAGAAAAATAAAACCCGTTCAGGTTTTTGATCCCAAAAACAGAACCTGGACCAATAAGGTTAATACTCCCATTGAATTGCATCATTTTCAGGCAATAACCATAGACGGTTTAATTTACGTAGTAGGGGCTTTTACAGGATCTTATCCGCACGAAAAACCTGTTGCTAACATTTACATTTACAATCCGGCCACGAACAAATGGATTACCGGGGCTTCCATCCCATCTTCCCGGCGGCGGGGATCTTCGGGAGTGGTTGTTTATAATAAAAAAATTTATGTAGTGGCAGGTATTAAAGATGGTCATTGGGCAGGTCACGTAAATTGGTTAGATGAATATGACCCGGCTACTAATAAATGGCGTATTTTAGCAAATGCACCACGCGCTCGTGATCATTTTCAGGCTGCGGTAATTAATGGCAAATTGTATGTAGCAGCAGGAAGGCGGTCATCGGCGAGTACTAACCAAACATTTAACTTAACTGTTCCGCAAGTGGATGTTTATGAATTTGCTACCAATAAATGGACAACCTTAGCCAGTAGCAAAAATATACCTACGCAACGGGCCGGAACTGCCACCGCCGTTTTAGGCGAAGAGGTAATTATAATAGGCGGCGAAAGTGGCTCGCAATCAACGGCCCATAAACACACCGAAGCTTTAAATGTACGAACCCAGACCTGGCGGCGGTTAAAAGACTTAAAACAAGGCCGGCATGGAACCCAGGCCATTGTAAATAATAATAACATTTATATAGCCGCTGGTTGCGGAAACCGGGGTGGAACTCCAGAATTAAATACCCAAGAAGCATTTTATTTTGATTCCCGTACTTCTCCAACCGGTTTGGCAATAACCCAAAGTAAGTTAACCGCTCCAACCAGTTTAAGCTTTGGAACAATAGCTATAAATTCATCGAGTAGTAAAACCCTAACTCTTTCTAATACTACAGGTAACCAAGCTATTGTTATTTCTTCTTTCACTAAATCGGGAGCAAGTGCTTTTGCCTTTAGTTCGCCTTATACCGTGCCTTTTATACTTGCCCCGGGCAAGAGTGTTAATATTAGTTTAAGATTTAGTCCTAAAACAACCGGAACCCAATCGGGAAGTTTAGTGGTGAAGCATTCCGGACAATTAGGCAGCACATCCATAACTTTTAACGGAACGGGTAAATCATCTACCTCCAGAATGGAAGAAGATATTAGTAAAGAAACGGTTGTTTTAACTCAATCTTTGGTTGCTTATCCAAATCCAATAACGGATCAACAATTTAAGGTTAAGCTTCCGGAGAACGTAATAGGAGAGGTGCCTTTCGTTATTGTTAATGCCTCTGGAATAGCTATATTAAAAGATAAATTAATCATTGAAAATCTTACTTCCATCTTGCAATTTAATTTATCGGAGCGGCCACTAAATTCCGGCATTTATTTCTTACGAATGAATGAACATGGAAAAAGCTATTATGCCAAACTATTAATAACCACAAATTAG